Proteins from one Thaumasiovibrio subtropicus genomic window:
- the gspE gene encoding type II secretion system ATPase GspE: MSDISAFADERVVRLPFSFAKRHRVVLEQDEKGWQLLYVETPPPAVLAEVRRFLTTTFVPHQLDEETFDSRLTDAYQRDSSEARQLMEDIGSDSDDFFALAEELPESEDLLESEDDAPIIKLINAMLAEAIKEGASDIHIETFEKVLSIRFRIDGVLREVLSPSRKLAPLLVSRIKVMAKLDIAEKRVPQDGRISLRIGGRAVDVRVSTMPSSHGERVVLRLLDKNATRLDLLSLGMTPKIHQDFEHIIQRPHGIILVTGPTGSGKSTTLYAGLQELNSAERNILTVEDPIEFDIDGIGQTQVNTKVDMTFARGLRAILRQDPDVVMVGEIRDLETAQIAVQASLTGHLVMSTLHTNTAIGAITRLRDMGIEPFMVSSSLLGVLAQRLIRTLCKDCREPYEADATQKAMFGLAPHEPLTLYQAKGCECCNGKGYRGRTGIHELLLIDNQVQELIHNDAGELEIERAIRAHTPSIRDDGLKKVREGITTLEEVMRATREG, encoded by the coding sequence ATGAGTGACATCTCCGCATTTGCTGATGAGCGCGTCGTCAGATTGCCGTTTTCCTTTGCAAAGCGGCATCGCGTGGTGCTTGAGCAAGATGAGAAAGGCTGGCAGCTTCTTTATGTAGAGACGCCGCCACCGGCGGTGTTAGCTGAGGTGCGTCGTTTCTTGACGACGACCTTTGTGCCGCATCAACTTGATGAAGAGACTTTCGATAGTCGCCTCACTGACGCGTACCAGCGCGACTCGTCTGAGGCTCGCCAGTTAATGGAAGACATTGGCTCTGACAGTGATGATTTCTTTGCGCTGGCAGAAGAGCTGCCAGAGAGTGAAGACTTACTAGAATCAGAAGATGACGCACCGATCATCAAATTGATTAACGCCATGCTGGCGGAAGCGATCAAAGAAGGTGCGTCGGATATCCATATCGAGACATTCGAAAAAGTCCTGTCTATCCGCTTCCGCATCGATGGTGTGTTACGTGAGGTGTTGTCACCAAGCCGTAAACTTGCACCGTTATTGGTGTCACGTATTAAAGTCATGGCTAAGTTGGATATCGCTGAAAAACGTGTACCGCAAGATGGCCGTATTTCATTGCGTATCGGTGGTCGTGCGGTGGATGTGCGTGTTTCTACGATGCCATCGTCACACGGTGAGCGTGTGGTGTTGCGTCTACTTGATAAGAATGCAACGCGCCTGGATCTGCTCAGCCTCGGTATGACACCAAAAATTCACCAAGATTTTGAGCATATTATTCAGCGTCCTCACGGAATTATCTTGGTGACAGGTCCCACGGGCTCGGGTAAATCGACCACCTTGTATGCGGGCTTGCAAGAGCTTAATAGCGCAGAACGCAATATCTTAACGGTTGAAGACCCGATTGAATTTGATATTGATGGCATTGGTCAAACACAGGTGAATACCAAGGTGGATATGACCTTTGCGCGGGGGCTGCGAGCGATTCTACGTCAAGACCCTGATGTGGTGATGGTGGGTGAGATTCGTGATTTAGAAACGGCGCAAATTGCCGTGCAAGCGTCTCTAACGGGTCACTTGGTGATGTCGACCTTGCACACCAACACGGCGATCGGTGCGATTACCCGTTTGCGTGATATGGGTATTGAACCGTTTATGGTCTCTTCATCTTTGCTCGGCGTCTTAGCTCAGCGATTAATCCGCACCTTGTGTAAAGATTGTCGTGAACCCTATGAAGCCGACGCGACGCAAAAAGCCATGTTTGGACTGGCGCCACATGAGCCATTGACACTGTATCAAGCGAAAGGCTGTGAATGCTGTAATGGTAAGGGCTACCGTGGCCGTACTGGTATTCACGAGCTATTGCTTATTGATAATCAAGTTCAAGAGCTTATCCACAATGATGCGGGTGAGTTGGAGATTGAGCGCGCGATTCGAGCTCATACACCAAGCATCCGTGATGATGGCCTGAAAAAAGTGCGTGAAGGCATTACCACCCTAGAAGAAGTGATGCGAGCGACCAGGGAGGGCTAA
- the gspF gene encoding type II secretion system inner membrane protein GspF encodes MAAFEYKALDGKGRNKKGVIEADNARQARQQLREQGLVPVDVQQGREKAIAQQSSKSAVRFQRGISTNELSLVTRQLATLVQAGMPLEECLKAVAEQSEKIRIRNMILSIRSRVVEGYTLADSLRDYPGSFDELYCAMVAAGEKSGHLDSILNRLADYVENRQKNRSKVVQAMVYPVVLVVVAIAIVSILLAFVVPPIIEQFLQSGQALPPLTELLLAMSEFVQNWGAILLVVGLVAFMLFRFWLRVPKNRLRWDKTTLSVPVLGKVTRGLNTSRFARTLAICASSAIPLLDGMKVASDVMTNRYVKQKIEEAADKVREGSSLRLALDQSKLFPPMMLHMIASGERSGELESMLVRAADNQDQQFDATVNMAIGILTPAMIILMAGMVSFIVFATLMPIIEMNNMVGF; translated from the coding sequence ATGGCGGCGTTTGAATATAAAGCTCTGGATGGTAAAGGGCGCAACAAGAAAGGCGTGATTGAAGCGGATAATGCTCGTCAAGCACGCCAGCAGTTGCGCGAACAAGGCCTTGTGCCTGTTGATGTGCAACAAGGTCGCGAAAAAGCGATTGCACAGCAGTCAAGCAAATCGGCGGTACGATTCCAGCGTGGTATCAGTACCAATGAGTTGTCTTTGGTGACGCGTCAGCTGGCAACGCTAGTTCAAGCGGGTATGCCACTTGAAGAGTGCTTAAAAGCCGTCGCAGAGCAGAGTGAGAAGATCCGTATTCGCAATATGATCTTGAGTATCCGTTCACGCGTCGTTGAAGGATATACCCTTGCGGATAGCCTGCGCGACTATCCCGGCTCTTTTGATGAGCTGTACTGCGCTATGGTGGCTGCCGGTGAGAAATCCGGTCATCTTGATTCCATTCTTAATCGTCTTGCTGACTACGTAGAGAACCGTCAAAAGAACCGCAGTAAAGTGGTTCAGGCCATGGTTTATCCCGTGGTGCTAGTGGTTGTTGCGATTGCGATTGTCTCTATTCTCTTAGCGTTTGTTGTTCCTCCCATCATTGAGCAGTTTTTGCAGTCTGGTCAGGCGTTGCCGCCTTTGACTGAGCTGCTATTGGCGATGAGTGAGTTTGTTCAAAACTGGGGTGCCATCCTGCTAGTCGTGGGCTTAGTGGCATTCATGCTGTTTCGCTTCTGGCTGCGTGTGCCGAAAAATCGCTTGCGTTGGGACAAAACGACCTTGTCGGTACCTGTACTCGGTAAAGTGACTCGAGGCTTAAACACCTCTCGTTTTGCGCGAACTCTGGCTATCTGTGCCTCCAGCGCCATTCCATTGTTGGATGGTATGAAAGTCGCCAGTGACGTGATGACAAATCGCTACGTAAAACAGAAGATTGAGGAAGCGGCGGATAAGGTGCGAGAGGGCTCAAGTCTTCGACTTGCACTGGACCAGTCCAAGCTGTTTCCGCCTATGATGCTGCACATGATCGCCAGTGGTGAACGAAGCGGTGAACTTGAATCGATGTTAGTGCGTGCGGCGGACAATCAGGATCAGCAGTTTGACGCTACCGTGAATATGGCGATTGGTATCTTGACGCCAGCAATGATTATCTTGATGGCTGGCATGGTGTCATTCATTGTCTTCGCAACACTGATGCCGATTATTGAAATGAATAATATGGTTGGTTTTTAA
- the gspG gene encoding type II secretion system major pseudopilin GspG — protein MQRRKQRGFTLLEVMVVIVILGVLASMVVPNLLGNKEKADQQKVVTDISALEGALDMYRLDNSVYPSTDQGLDALVSKPSSSPEPRNYREGGYIRRLPKDPWGNDYQYVYPGEHGAVDIFSLGADGQEGGEGINTDIGNWNMLDF, from the coding sequence ATGCAACGTCGAAAGCAACGCGGCTTCACACTCTTAGAAGTGATGGTCGTCATTGTCATCTTAGGAGTGCTAGCCAGTATGGTTGTTCCTAACCTGCTGGGTAACAAAGAGAAAGCCGACCAACAGAAAGTGGTCACAGATATCAGTGCACTTGAAGGTGCGTTGGATATGTATCGTCTTGATAACAGCGTGTACCCATCAACGGACCAAGGTCTGGATGCATTGGTTTCTAAACCGAGTTCTAGCCCTGAGCCGCGTAACTACCGCGAAGGTGGCTACATTCGCCGTTTGCCGAAAGACCCTTGGGGCAACGACTACCAGTACGTATACCCGGGTGAGCATGGTGCGGTTGATATCTTTAGCCTAGGCGCGGATGGCCAAGAGGGCGGTGAAGGCATCAATACTGACATCGGCAACTGGAATATGTTGGACTTCTAA
- the gspH gene encoding type II secretion system minor pseudopilin GspH encodes MRSRSAGFTLIEVMLVVILMASIAMAAVVMIPQSQEDNVEEEARRMYQLTRLLGEQAVLTGTDFGIWVGREGYEFRRLTRDGWENIEDSAYFSRVEFEDQDLKLGVDMLGFSWEQRGTLFKPGSLFDEDMFRDEEEERKNDPQIVVMASGELTPFEITLEWSNTEPPWRLLGNEVGRLQLLAPGEEPEEDAP; translated from the coding sequence ATGCGATCGCGTTCGGCGGGGTTTACCCTGATTGAAGTGATGCTCGTGGTTATCTTGATGGCCAGCATCGCCATGGCGGCGGTAGTGATGATCCCGCAGAGTCAGGAAGACAACGTCGAAGAAGAAGCGCGACGTATGTATCAGTTAACCCGCTTACTCGGTGAGCAGGCGGTGTTAACGGGTACCGATTTTGGTATTTGGGTGGGACGCGAAGGGTATGAGTTTCGCCGTTTGACACGAGATGGCTGGGAAAACATTGAAGATTCAGCCTATTTTTCTCGGGTTGAGTTTGAAGACCAAGACTTGAAACTGGGTGTGGATATGCTCGGTTTTTCTTGGGAGCAGCGTGGCACACTTTTTAAGCCGGGCTCGCTCTTTGATGAAGATATGTTCCGCGATGAAGAAGAGGAACGAAAAAACGACCCGCAAATTGTTGTCATGGCGAGTGGGGAGCTCACCCCGTTTGAAATTACGTTAGAGTGGTCGAACACCGAGCCACCATGGCGTTTGTTGGGTAATGAAGTAGGACGCTTGCAGTTGTTGGCACCGGGAGAGGAGCCTGAAGAAGATGCGCCGTAG
- the gspI gene encoding type II secretion system minor pseudopilin GspI has product MRRSRGMTLLEVMLSLVVFATAALGVQFAVGQHLNSMSHIEQKMFATMVADNQMALVKIDGRAPSSTRQGKTELAGVEWYWRVQSVDTAEGLLKAVDVTVYTDSQRKNSVHSVRTYLGG; this is encoded by the coding sequence ATGCGCCGTAGCCGGGGAATGACACTGCTGGAAGTGATGCTATCGCTGGTTGTTTTTGCAACGGCCGCACTGGGTGTGCAGTTTGCTGTTGGCCAGCACTTAAACAGCATGAGCCATATTGAACAAAAGATGTTTGCGACCATGGTCGCGGATAACCAGATGGCACTGGTAAAAATTGATGGACGTGCGCCAAGCTCGACCCGACAAGGGAAGACAGAGTTGGCGGGCGTAGAATGGTATTGGCGAGTACAGAGCGTCGATACCGCTGAAGGGCTGCTAAAAGCCGTGGATGTCACTGTCTATACCGATTCACAGCGTAAGAACAGTGTCCATTCTGTACGAACCTATCTGGGAGGCTAA
- the gspJ gene encoding type II secretion system minor pseudopilin GspJ, with the protein MKRQIGFTLIEVLVAIAVMAMLSLMVFQTLSGVQKSNQISQERGERLEEMQRALVMMDNDFRQIVARKVRMPGDEKPSNELILAGEYLIDSSSNGIMFTRGGWQNPNAMFSRGEVVRVGYRIIEDTLERVYFRYPDSVVGEEPLVTPLLQQVTEVKFAFYQGDDWSANLSEGGSLPEGVRVTLTLEDYGEIERIYVLPKSVVQTEEPTT; encoded by the coding sequence ATGAAGCGTCAGATAGGTTTTACCTTGATCGAAGTCTTGGTCGCCATTGCCGTGATGGCGATGTTGAGCTTAATGGTCTTTCAAACGCTCAGTGGTGTGCAGAAGAGTAATCAGATTTCGCAAGAGCGTGGTGAGCGTCTTGAAGAGATGCAACGCGCACTGGTGATGATGGATAACGACTTTCGGCAAATCGTGGCGCGAAAAGTGCGCATGCCGGGTGATGAAAAACCGAGTAATGAATTAATACTGGCCGGTGAATACCTTATCGACTCGAGCAGTAACGGCATTATGTTTACCCGTGGTGGCTGGCAAAACCCCAATGCGATGTTTTCTCGCGGTGAAGTCGTTCGGGTTGGATACCGCATTATTGAGGACACACTGGAGCGCGTTTATTTTCGCTACCCGGATAGTGTGGTCGGTGAAGAGCCCTTGGTGACGCCGCTACTTCAACAGGTCACGGAAGTGAAATTCGCATTTTATCAGGGCGATGACTGGTCGGCGAACCTAAGCGAGGGGGGGAGCTTACCTGAAGGGGTGCGTGTCACCTTGACCCTTGAAGACTACGGTGAGATTGAACGTATTTACGTATTACCGAAGTCGGTGGTGCAGACTGAGGAGCCAACCACATGA
- the gspK gene encoding type II secretion system minor pseudopilin GspK produces MMKRQKGVALILVLSVLALMTTIALSMTQRLRLTFFRAENQVFSQQSYWYALSIEELARVAIEQSIDDDDVVNLSQAWATPDQKYPLDNGMATGQIYDYQACFNLNALANVQPPNDGNQRPPEVRSLQVLLEEAGVESYEAEVIADSSWEFVNGDSATQSAFGAGDSTYEGMQPPYLPPNGWMADKTEFRAVSGVTAEIYNKVSTLLCAVPSDELKINVNTLHVTQAPILVGLLQPDLSLDNATRLIEGRPYDGWQSVEDVLSQSELGSLSEQTRERATGLLAVTSQFFQLDAEVEVERNRLRIAALLQRDSADKVAVVRRRFGGFSERISDDKTEQSQ; encoded by the coding sequence ATGATGAAGCGCCAAAAAGGGGTCGCATTGATCTTGGTGTTGAGCGTTTTGGCTTTAATGACCACCATTGCTTTATCGATGACACAGCGATTACGACTCACGTTTTTCCGCGCTGAGAATCAGGTGTTTAGCCAACAAAGCTATTGGTATGCATTAAGCATTGAAGAGCTCGCGAGAGTCGCGATTGAACAGAGTATTGATGACGATGATGTGGTTAATTTGAGTCAAGCCTGGGCAACGCCAGATCAGAAGTACCCACTTGATAACGGCATGGCGACGGGACAAATTTACGACTATCAGGCCTGTTTCAACCTCAATGCACTCGCGAATGTGCAGCCTCCGAATGATGGGAATCAACGCCCTCCTGAAGTACGCAGTTTGCAGGTACTGTTGGAAGAGGCAGGGGTAGAAAGCTACGAAGCTGAAGTGATTGCTGATTCGAGTTGGGAGTTTGTCAATGGTGACTCCGCAACACAATCCGCGTTCGGAGCGGGTGACAGTACCTATGAAGGTATGCAACCCCCTTACTTGCCGCCTAACGGATGGATGGCAGATAAAACGGAGTTTCGCGCGGTGTCAGGTGTCACTGCTGAAATTTATAACAAAGTCAGTACATTGCTATGCGCCGTGCCAAGCGATGAACTCAAAATTAATGTCAACACTTTGCACGTGACTCAAGCGCCAATTCTGGTGGGGTTACTGCAGCCAGATCTCTCTTTAGATAATGCAACTCGGCTTATCGAGGGTCGCCCTTATGATGGCTGGCAAAGTGTTGAGGATGTGCTTTCACAGAGTGAATTGGGAAGTTTGAGTGAGCAAACCCGCGAGCGAGCGACAGGTTTACTTGCTGTTACGAGCCAGTTTTTTCAGTTGGACGCTGAAGTGGAAGTCGAACGAAATCGACTTCGTATAGCAGCGCTGTTACAACGAGACAGTGCTGATAAAGTCGCGGTAGTACGCCGCCGATTTGGAGGATTTAGTGAGCGAATTTCTGACGATAAGACTGAGCAATCGCAGTGA
- the gspL gene encoding type II secretion system protein GspL: MSEFLTIRLSNRSDAAVPWLVWSPQQKEVIASGTLGSITQLDELKEYAPQRQIIVLVDAAAMVLTSVTLPPGSGRQIGQVLPFLLEEELAQDIDSLHIQLLAKRGDQGDVAIVEHTLMASWIAALQDAGLTAKKFVPDCLCLPKREEAFSAAELDGQWLVRTEEHHGAALDSEWLPLWLHEDNVVAHFTPKPANAVGEWKAETPELVMQLLTLGAIDSGVNLLSGAYRQTPSWKKHLKPWRKVAVVVGLWLAVVAGDFGLSIYRSEQLASQYQAESERIFRSLFPSVNRIPTQSWMRRQMESELSRLTGEDSGEGILPWLAELEPSFKKVPQFSLTSLRFDHNRSELRLQGEANDFAPFEQMRVLLSEQYEVEQGQLNRRDEKVQGMLTLRRKS, encoded by the coding sequence GTGAGCGAATTTCTGACGATAAGACTGAGCAATCGCAGTGATGCTGCGGTGCCATGGCTTGTCTGGTCGCCACAGCAGAAGGAAGTGATCGCATCTGGCACTTTGGGCTCTATTACTCAGCTCGACGAGCTGAAAGAGTATGCCCCACAGCGCCAGATCATCGTTCTCGTTGATGCTGCGGCAATGGTGTTAACCTCGGTAACGTTACCGCCGGGAAGCGGACGTCAAATTGGTCAAGTGTTGCCGTTTTTGCTTGAAGAAGAGTTAGCACAAGATATTGATAGCCTACATATCCAATTGTTGGCGAAGCGTGGTGATCAAGGCGATGTGGCTATCGTTGAGCATACATTGATGGCATCGTGGATTGCAGCGCTGCAAGACGCGGGGTTAACCGCGAAAAAGTTTGTGCCTGATTGTCTCTGCTTGCCCAAAAGAGAAGAGGCTTTTAGTGCCGCTGAGCTAGATGGGCAGTGGTTAGTTCGTACTGAGGAACACCATGGTGCGGCGCTAGATAGCGAGTGGTTACCTTTGTGGCTTCATGAAGACAATGTGGTTGCCCACTTCACGCCTAAGCCTGCGAATGCGGTGGGTGAATGGAAGGCTGAGACACCAGAACTTGTCATGCAGTTACTGACACTGGGGGCGATCGATAGCGGGGTGAACCTGCTGAGCGGTGCGTACCGTCAAACGCCAAGTTGGAAGAAGCACCTCAAGCCTTGGCGAAAAGTGGCGGTGGTCGTCGGGCTTTGGCTTGCAGTGGTTGCGGGTGACTTTGGTCTTAGCATCTATCGCAGTGAACAGTTGGCGTCACAATATCAAGCGGAAAGTGAGCGCATCTTCCGCAGTCTATTCCCTTCAGTAAACCGCATTCCGACTCAATCTTGGATGCGCCGTCAGATGGAGAGTGAGCTGTCTCGTCTCACGGGTGAAGACAGTGGTGAAGGCATTCTACCTTGGTTGGCGGAGCTGGAACCTAGCTTTAAGAAAGTGCCACAATTTTCTTTGACCTCGTTGCGTTTTGACCACAATCGCAGTGAACTGCGTCTGCAAGGTGAGGCAAATGATTTTGCGCCATTTGAACAGATGCGCGTCTTGCTCTCTGAGCAATATGAAGTAGAGCAAGGCCAGTTGAATCGTCGCGACGAGAAAGTGCAAGGGATGCTGACCCTGCGGAGGAAATCATGA
- a CDS encoding type II secretion system protein M → MKQWWSSISEREQRLVLGMGLVLVVGILYWGIWQPVTERATSAENNVSSQRNQLTWVQEKANQIIANRGQGGASTFSDKGLSQVVNETARRYKVSVIRMQPRNEELQVWIQPLAYNDLLNWLAHLREVHGIDAQFLDINRGERNGLIEVNRLQLGRN, encoded by the coding sequence ATGAAGCAGTGGTGGAGCAGTATTAGTGAGCGCGAACAGCGATTAGTGCTAGGTATGGGCTTGGTGTTGGTTGTCGGTATTCTCTATTGGGGGATCTGGCAACCGGTTACTGAACGTGCGACGAGTGCTGAAAATAACGTGTCTAGCCAACGCAATCAGCTGACCTGGGTGCAAGAGAAGGCTAACCAAATTATCGCTAATCGAGGACAAGGTGGTGCGTCCACATTCAGTGACAAGGGCTTGAGCCAAGTTGTGAATGAAACGGCGCGACGCTACAAGGTGAGTGTGATTCGAATGCAGCCGCGTAATGAAGAGTTACAAGTCTGGATTCAACCTTTGGCCTACAACGACCTGCTTAACTGGTTAGCACATCTCCGTGAAGTGCATGGCATTGATGCACAGTTCTTGGATATCAACCGTGGTGAACGCAATGGGTTGATAGAAGTAAACCGTCTTCAGTTGGGGCGCAATTAA
- a CDS encoding type II secretion system protein N, producing MKFKLFTTFSFVIVLLVSAVVHMPVSWVMQQVPPVRGLEIEGLQGTLFEGRASNIRWQRQNLGQVNWQLAPAKLLTGKAEFNVRFGRGSDLNVTGRGVVGYGLSGAYAENVFASMPIAKLMDYSPMPLPVTLEGNLELSVPSYVWAMPYCQELDGRLTWQSGAIGTPLGDIPPGLAMATLDCQSGSVKAQANQESDAIASDWAVTLKPDQRYELEGGFTPGAEFPETLRGQLGFVGRPDSNGRYPIKFTGRL from the coding sequence GTGAAATTTAAACTCTTTACCACATTTAGCTTTGTCATCGTTTTGCTAGTGAGTGCGGTTGTACACATGCCTGTGTCTTGGGTAATGCAGCAAGTGCCTCCAGTGCGTGGTCTTGAGATCGAAGGGCTACAAGGCACCTTGTTTGAAGGGCGTGCGAGTAACATCCGCTGGCAACGACAGAATTTGGGCCAAGTGAATTGGCAGTTGGCACCAGCAAAATTACTGACTGGAAAAGCAGAGTTCAATGTGCGCTTTGGCCGTGGCAGTGATCTTAACGTGACTGGCCGTGGTGTTGTGGGCTATGGCTTGTCTGGTGCTTATGCTGAGAATGTGTTTGCTTCTATGCCTATTGCCAAGTTAATGGATTACTCCCCAATGCCTTTGCCAGTGACTTTGGAAGGTAACTTGGAGTTATCAGTGCCGTCTTATGTTTGGGCAATGCCTTACTGTCAGGAACTTGATGGTCGTTTGACATGGCAATCTGGGGCAATTGGGACGCCGCTGGGTGATATTCCACCGGGCTTGGCGATGGCAACACTCGATTGTCAAAGCGGCTCGGTGAAAGCGCAAGCAAACCAAGAGTCAGACGCTATCGCTAGTGACTGGGCGGTGACATTAAAGCCTGACCAGCGTTATGAACTTGAAGGCGGATTTACGCCGGGCGCAGAGTTTCCAGAGACCTTACGCGGTCAGTTAGGTTTTGTCGGGCGGCCTGACAGTAATGGTCGTTACCCCATCAAGTTTACCGGTCGTTTATAA
- the nudE gene encoding ADP compounds hydrolase NudE, translating to MADKKPRIVSKQVVAQSRLFKIEALDLQFSNGVERTYERMKPSGRNAVMIVPVTTDGDLLLIREYAAGTENYELGFPKGLIDPGETVAEAANRELKEEIGFGANVLTPLKEVVLAPSYFSSTMTILLAEDLYPEKLEGDEPEPLQLVKWPLAQADELISHADFAEARSIVGLVLAQRFFSQKEAE from the coding sequence ATGGCAGATAAAAAACCCCGTATCGTTTCAAAGCAAGTCGTCGCGCAGTCGCGACTATTTAAAATCGAAGCATTAGACCTCCAGTTTTCTAACGGTGTCGAGCGCACCTATGAGCGGATGAAGCCTTCGGGCCGCAATGCCGTGATGATTGTTCCGGTGACAACGGATGGAGATCTGTTGCTGATTCGAGAATATGCCGCGGGGACGGAAAACTATGAACTGGGTTTTCCGAAAGGCCTGATCGACCCGGGTGAGACGGTAGCAGAAGCCGCCAATCGTGAACTCAAGGAAGAGATCGGCTTTGGTGCCAATGTGCTGACCCCGCTGAAAGAAGTGGTGTTAGCGCCTTCCTATTTCTCCAGTACGATGACAATTTTGCTCGCGGAAGACCTTTATCCAGAAAAACTGGAAGGGGATGAGCCTGAGCCGCTACAGTTAGTGAAGTGGCCGCTTGCCCAAGCCGACGAGTTGATAAGTCATGCTGACTTTGCTGAAGCCCGCAGTATCGTAGGCCTGGTGCTAGCACAACGTTTTTTCTCTCAGAAGGAGGCAGAATGA
- the cysQ gene encoding 3'(2'),5'-bisphosphate nucleotidase CysQ, which yields MSLKQHLPSVVEIAREAGKLILDIYEQGDYVAETKTDDTPVTSADIAAHKHITARLSALTPDIPVLSEEAAGIPLHERSQWQTYWLVDPLDGTQEFIAGSGDFATIIALIDNNRPVMGVVYGPVSDVVYYAFEGDGAFKITPDEGTIPISTHRHRQDTRNIAVAISRRQNINAITDRLDPAWNYHLVPLGSAALKSCLVAEGAVDCYLRLGPTGEWDTAATQCIVEEAGGRILNTHLNPLSYNERETLENPNFITLGDETLPWGAILTPDDRLLD from the coding sequence ATGAGTTTGAAGCAACATTTACCTTCTGTTGTCGAGATTGCTCGAGAAGCCGGAAAACTGATTCTCGACATCTATGAGCAAGGGGATTATGTCGCAGAAACGAAGACTGACGACACCCCTGTGACAAGTGCTGACATTGCGGCACATAAACATATTACCGCGCGTCTTAGCGCATTGACTCCCGATATTCCAGTGCTGTCTGAAGAGGCCGCGGGGATTCCGCTACATGAGCGATCTCAGTGGCAAACGTATTGGCTGGTGGACCCGCTGGATGGAACCCAAGAGTTTATTGCGGGCAGTGGTGATTTTGCCACGATCATTGCTTTGATTGATAACAATCGTCCCGTGATGGGGGTTGTCTATGGGCCGGTTTCCGATGTGGTCTATTACGCATTTGAAGGCGATGGTGCGTTTAAGATAACGCCGGATGAGGGCACTATTCCTATTTCTACTCATCGTCACCGTCAAGACACGCGCAATATTGCCGTTGCGATCAGTCGTCGCCAAAACATTAACGCCATTACCGATCGGCTTGATCCCGCGTGGAACTACCATCTCGTCCCATTGGGCTCAGCAGCATTAAAATCATGTCTCGTTGCAGAAGGGGCTGTCGATTGTTATCTGCGCCTAGGCCCGACAGGGGAATGGGATACAGCAGCTACACAGTGCATTGTTGAAGAAGCTGGGGGGCGCATTTTAAACACGCACCTAAACCCGCTTTCTTACAATGAACGTGAGACTCTTGAGAATCCTAACTTCATTACACTCGGAGACGAAACGTTGCCTTGGGGAGCGATTCTGACGCCGGATGACCGTTTGCTGGATTAA